The proteins below come from a single Mercenaria mercenaria strain notata chromosome 3, MADL_Memer_1, whole genome shotgun sequence genomic window:
- the LOC123523764 gene encoding uncharacterized protein LOC123523764: MADLNDPPSSSSDSEIREMFCEHCKRDDSIEDVPTAEGFCSTCTEYICKTCVKYHRTNRIGHKILDKKEMPKDLCMTNCSKHTAKLIKFYCDKCKVFACSECTTEYGIFSAHRRALHKWIHLPDFVKELELHDKSLAMIKEIEIFEKEICRMEEATLTSKASNEEYKNKATDEVRIQQTEINRMLTNFDDQMIKSIEEIVSINDKTIATSSVKINELKSEIRDIKTKIERKEALGNKCELFIDISNFLEYKNSLENKVKELSQEAKIMRFEFHPKILKCSDMGELNTFKSLRAMKLRCEIALGDSISGTNYTFSDICLMNEYSFVATVSEKRSIITLVPRKFPCLEENHLNTVIMRSAPARVTRFNQSLFVVTFPYEGKIRYFRILDTHKISDTGQDIDIGMGCLGIVFNNIAKTFVVSFKWPSSKLVTIDKAGHILQTLEKDEFGNKFFMNPWYLTLNISCDMLYVSDNQSSKVKCIKLDRKNAYCFSKTSVCTGELSIEVSPPSGISGITTDDAGHVYICSCFGITRYASDLKFIDTVDRKSSRCIAYFDKNQCICVGRMGYISIFLLE; the protein is encoded by the coding sequence ATGGCAGATTTAAATGATCCTCCAAGTTCATCAAGTGATTCGGAAATTCGTGAGATGTTTTGTGAACATTGCAAGAGGGACGACAGTATTGAGGACGTTCCAACTGCTGAAGGATTTTGCTCGACTTGCACggaatatatatgcaaaacatgcgTAAAATACCATCGTACTAACAGGATTGGCCATAAAATACTGGACAAAAAAGAGATGCCGAAGGATTTGTGCATGACAAACTGTTCAAAGCATACAGCAAAACTGATTAAATTCTATTGTGATAAATGTAAAGTATTTGCATGTTCTGAATGTACAACTGAATACGGTATTTTCAGTGCACATCGCAGGGCGCTTCATAAGTGGATACATCTTCCGGACTTTGTGAAAGAACTCGAGTTGCACGACAAGTCATTGGCAATGattaaagaaatagaaatttttgaaaaggaAATCTGTCGTATGGAAGAAGCAACCCTTACCAGCAAGGCGTCTAATGAAGAATACAAGAATAAAGCAACGGATGAGGTCAGAATACAGCAAACTGAAATTAATAGGATGCTCACCAACTTCGACGACCAGATGATAAAGAGCATAGAAGAGATCGTCTCCATAAACGACAAAACTATAGCAACCAGTTCGGTCAAAATCAATGAATTGAAATCAGAAATCAGAGATATCAAAACTAAGATAGAAAGAAAAGAAGCGCTTGGAAACAAGTGCGAATTATTTATTGACATAAGTAATTTTCTGGAATATAAAAATTCGCTGGAGAATAAAGTTAAAGAGCTATCACAAGAGGCCAAAATAATGCGGTTTGAGTTCCATccgaaaatattaaaatgttccgACATGGGAGAGCTGAACACGTTCAAGTCACTCAGAGCAATGAAACTGCGATGTGAAATTGCACTGGGGGATTCTATTTCGGGTACTAATTACACGTTTAGTGATATTTGTTTGATGAATGAATATAGTTTTGTGGCAACAGTTAGTGAAAAACGCAGCATTATTACTCTGGTGCCGAGAAAATTTCCATGTTTGGAGGAAAACCATTTAAATACAGTTATCATGCGTTCTGCACCAGCGAGAGTAACACGATTTAATCAATCCCTATTTGTGGTAACATTTCCTTACGAAGGAAAGATAagatattttagaattttagacACGCATAAAATTTCTGACACCGGCCAAGATATTGATATTGGAATGGGATGCCTGGGTATTGTGTTTAacaacattgcaaaaacatttgtTGTCTCGTTTAAATGGCCTTCAAGCAAACTCGTCACCATCGACAAGGCGGGACATATTTTGCAAACCTTAGAAAAGGACGAGTTCGGGAACAAGTTTTTTATGAATCCGTGGTATCTAACATTAAACATCAGTTGCGATATGCTGTACGTTTCAGACAACCAAAGTTCAAAGGTTAAGTGTATCAAGCTAGATAGAAAAAACGCGTACTGTTTTAGCAAGACAAGCGTTTGCACTGGAGAATTATCAATCGAAGTTAGTCCTCCTTCAGGGATATCAGGGATAACAACAGATGATGCTGGACATGTCTATATCTGTAGCTGTTTTGGGATAACACGGTACGCAAGTGATTTAAAATTCATAGACACTGTGGACCGCAAATCAAGTCGATGTATTGCATACTTTGATAAAAATCAGTGTATCTGCGTCGGAAGGATGGGATATATCTCAATTTTTCTACTAGAGTAA
- the LOC123523765 gene encoding uncharacterized protein LOC123523765, producing MFPAMSGHQILDKADFGSRGLQATELPSYPIERCSTHKAKLLDMFCGNYDEVECASCVAINHRACQDIRSIPDDIDNLYRESSFGETKTKLDTMKKTVEDIKKSKEQLVEQLKKHKNKIKETEKFNVDLAEYYKKLERSAGNKAQEFVCVKETEKTIVKVEKAEQILREEPSVEIQFEPDVKIKDFLNQFKTLGKISITSTNLKLKTTVYTKRAQNGINVKVTKDGSKCCIFGSCFISDGSLLLTDYKNTKLKHVDISTATVKDHLDLNAGPFYVCQISDDEAAVSLENETIQFVSLGDKLTNKRQLKLGHRCNGVAYINGILFISDESKSVYMYDMNGTMLNRIATDKSGKEIFHCSQHISYSINRSRVYVADQYKGLIALDIQGNYQSTFTDPELERACGVCTDRRRNILVCGLTTNVIQTNEDNTRKVGTLRNMIYSHSACFDPHKNRLVLTSSSDTVRVYELE from the exons ATGTTTCCTGCTATGAGTGGTCACCAGATCCTGGATAAAGCTGACTTCGGCTCCCGTGGTTTACAAGCAACTGAGCTGCCAAGTTATCCTATAGAGAGATGTTCTACACACAAGGCAAAACTACTGGACATGTTTTGTGGCAACTATGATGAAGTTGAATGTGCTAGCTGTGTGGCTATAAATCACAG aGCATGCCAAGATATACGTTCAATTCCAGACGACATTGACAATTTGTACAGGGAATCAAGTTTTGGGGAAACTAAAACAAAACTGGACACCATGAAGAAAACCGTGGAAGATATAAAGAAGTCAAAAGAGCAACTAGTGGAACAGTTGAAGAAACACAAGAATAAG ATCAAGGAAACAGAGAAATTCAATGTCGACCTTGCAGAGTACTACAAGAAACTAGAGCGGTCTGCTGGAAATAAAGCACAGGAGTTTGTCTGTGTTAAAGAGACTGAGAAAACTATTGTTAAAGTTGAAAAAGCTGAACAAATTCTGAGAGAAGAACCAAGTGTAGAAATACAATTTGAACCTGATGTAAAAATCAAAGACTTTCTAAACCAATTCAAGACACTCGGTAAGATCTCAATTACAAGTACAAACCTCAAACTGAAGACAACAGTGTACACAAAGCGAGCACAGAATGGCATAAATGTGAAAGTGACAAAAGACGGAAGTAAATGCTGTATTTTTGGTTCCTGTTTCATTTCAGATGGCAGTCTACTACTGACAGACtacaaaaacacaaaacttaaacATGTAGATATTTCCACAGCTACAGTTAAAGATCATCTAGATCTTAATGCTGGACCATTTTATGTCTGCCAAATCAGTGATGATGAAGCTGCAGTCAGCCTCGAAAACGAAACAATCCAGTTTGTATCACTGGGTGATAAGTTGACAAACAAGCGGCAACTGAAGCTTGGTCATCGTTGCAATGGTGTTGCCTACATCAATGGGATACTGTTCATATCTGATGAAAGCAAATCAGTATATATGTATGATATGAATGGCACTATGCTAAACAGAATTGCAACTGATAAATCAGGCAAAGAAATTTTCCACTGCAGCCAACATATAAGTTACAGTATTAACAGAAGCAGGGTGTATGTAGCTGATCAGTATAAAGGTCTGATAGCTCTTGACATCCAGGGAAATTATCAATCAACTTTTACAGATCCTGAACTAGAACGGGCTTGTGGAGTATGTACAGACAGAAGAAGAAACATACTGGTTTGTGGATTGACTACAAATGTTATTCAGACTAATGAGGACAACACAAGAAAAGTGGGCACACTGAGGAATATGATTTATTCCCATTCAGCCTGCTTTGATCCACATAAAAACAGACTTGTGTTAACTTCTTCAAGTGATACTGTAAGAGTTTATGAACTGGAATGA